A window from Salvia miltiorrhiza cultivar Shanhuang (shh) chromosome 2, IMPLAD_Smil_shh, whole genome shotgun sequence encodes these proteins:
- the LOC131009292 gene encoding transcription factor MYB10-like — translation MVRSPCFDSNGMKKGAWSGDEDNKLRAFILSHGHSNWRLLPKYAGLKRCGKSCRLRWVNHLKPGVKRGKFSKEEEDLIIKLHAQIGNKWSAIAAELPGRTDNDIKNFWHTRVVRRRKPNSAASSSSSSSYHKLLEMAPNHQNDATKIQESMLAFECDTNSSATQSQFDLWDDEFPAEFPNYADFPPLILEEEFCYPQFYYKDWFADEDHSIMFNAVGGSIWDESFALTTSDSQPQSRVCVPLEGGVGFYDTV, via the exons ATGGTGAGATCACCTTGTTTTGATAGTAATGGAATGAAGAAGGGAGCTTGGAGTGGAGATGAGGATAACAAGTTGAGGGCTTTTATTCTCTCACATGGCCACTCAAATTGGAGATTGCTTCCAAAATATGCCG GTCTTAAAAGATGTGGGAAGAGTTGCAGATTACGTTGGGTCAACCACTTGAAACCAGGCGTCAAAAGGGGAAAGTTCAGCAAGGAAGAAGAGGATCTCATCATCAAATTGCACGCCCAAATCGGCAACAA GTGGTCCGCCATTGCAGCCGAGCTCCCGGGAAGAACGGACAACGACATCAAGAACTTCTGGCACACGCGTGTGGTGCGACGAAGAAAGCCTAATTCAGCtgcttcttcttcatcttcttcttcttatcaTAAGCTGCTGGAAATGGCTCCAAATCACCAAAATGATGCCACTAAAATTCAAGAATCCATGCTTGCATTCGAGTGCGATACTAATTCTTCAGCTACACAATCCCAATTTGATTTATGGGATGATGAGTTCCCAGCTGAATTTCCAAATTATGCTGATTTCCCACCATTAATACTAGAGGAAGAGTTTTGCTATCCCCAATTTTATTACAAAGATTGGTTTGCAGATGAAGATCATAGCATCATGTTCAATGCTGTCGGTGGGAGTATCTGGGACGAATCTTTTGCGTTGACTACTTCAGATAGTCAACCTCAAAGTAGGGTTTGTGTTCCACTAGAGGGAGGGGTGGGGTTTTACGATACGGTTTAA
- the LOC131009295 gene encoding transcription factor MYB10-like, whose product MVKPPTFDSNGMKRGAWSKEEDDRLRAFVSEFGHNNWRLLPLLAGLARCGKSCRLRWVNYLKPGLKGEKFTKHEEDLIIKLHNQLGNKWSAIAGKLPGRTDNEIKNYWHAHIKKRGRRGKNSIRAPSMALDNNAESSTSSSSSSSSSSCVITDDHQQESSSPADIDSLSSIADLYTFARAQDDLSIPDLLSDLPPFSVEEFRDFDILFQEMQNDDSSNDSADFEGRLNFWSDQSFGEDVLDIKLW is encoded by the exons ATGGTGAAACCACCTACTTTCGACAGCAATGGGATGAAGAGAGGCGCTTGGAGTAAAGAAGAAGACGACAGACTGAGGGCTTTCGTTTCCGAATTCGGGCACAACAACTGGCGCCTTCTGCCGCTCTTAGCCG gttTGGCAAGATGTGGGAAGAGCTGTAGATTGAGGTGGGTGAATTATCTGAAACCCGGTCTAAAAGGGGAAAAATTCACTAAACACGAAGAGGATCTCATCATCAAATTGCACAACCAACTCGGAAACAA GTGGTCCGCCATCGCTGGGAAGCTCCCCGGGCGAACCGACAACGAGATCAAGAACTACTGGCACGCGCACATAAAGAAGCGCGGCCGACGAGGCAAGAACAGCATTCGAGCTCCATCAATGGCGCTGGATAATAATGCAGAATCCTCaacttcatcatcatcatcatcatcatcttcatcttgtGTGATAACAGATGATCATCAACAAGAATCATCGTCTCCTGCAGATATCGATTCTCTCAGCTCCATTGCAGATTTATACACGTTTGCTCGAGCTCAGGATGATCTCTCGATTCCGGATTTATTATCAGATTTGCCTCCATTTTCAGTAGAGGAGTTTCGTGATTTCGATATTTTATTCCAAGAAATGCAGAATGATGATAGCTCGAACGATTCTGCAGATTTTGAAGGGCGTTTGAATTTCTGGTCTGATCAATCGTTTGGAGAAGATGTTTTGGATATAAAATTGTGGTGA